In Gemmatimonadota bacterium, one DNA window encodes the following:
- a CDS encoding nucleotidyltransferase family protein has protein sequence MDGVVLAAGRSRRMGRAKALLELQGERFLERAIRVLAAAGCRSVLAVLNAADDAAIRAARAAGAGIVLNPHAGSEQVDSLRLAIHALPADGDAALVLPVDRPLVQEATARALIEAFRATRKTVVRPVCHGQAGHPTLFARSVLLEILETELPEGARSIIARHAADTHDVAVDDPGINQNIDTPEDYAALLSRLQQG, from the coding sequence GTGGACGGCGTGGTTCTGGCGGCCGGCCGCTCCCGGCGCATGGGCCGGGCCAAAGCGCTGCTCGAGCTTCAGGGCGAGCGCTTCCTCGAACGTGCCATACGCGTCCTGGCGGCCGCCGGCTGCCGCAGCGTGCTGGCCGTGCTCAATGCAGCGGACGACGCGGCGATCCGCGCGGCGCGCGCGGCGGGTGCCGGCATCGTGCTGAACCCGCACGCTGGCAGCGAGCAGGTCGACTCGCTGCGTCTCGCCATCCACGCCCTGCCGGCCGACGGCGACGCGGCCCTGGTCCTGCCCGTAGACCGGCCGCTGGTCCAGGAGGCGACCGCGCGCGCTCTGATCGAGGCGTTCCGCGCCACGCGGAAGACCGTGGTCCGGCCGGTATGCCACGGGCAGGCCGGGCACCCCACGCTCTTCGCACGCAGCGTCCTGCTCGAGATCCTGGAGACCGAACTGCCCGAGGGCGCCCGCTCGATCATCGCCCGGCACGCGGCGGACACGCACGACGTGGCGGTGGACGACCCGGGGATCAACCAGAATATCGACACGCCGGAGGATTACGCCGCGCTCCTGTCACGGCTGCAACAGGGGTAG